The sequence TGATGTGGTTAGGACACCTGTGAGAAGCTGCTTATCACTGTGGATGCTCAAAACTGCACACGTAGGGGAATAAACAACCCATGCAGCAATCCTTGACTATAAGGGGCCGGGGATGCTGGATATGTGATCCCTCAAGtggagaggaatgaggcacaATCCACATGATTCATCAGAAAGTTCCAGTGGGATCAGGTCctggttttccatagtggtaaCCACTCTGATAACACACCATTGTGTCTTCTTCATGACTCCACTTCCTAGTCCTTTTAaacacaacaaatattttgatCTCTAAACCATAAGTTAGTTTTGATTCTGTATTTGATTCTGAATTTCACGTTACTAGAATCATCCACTAAGTCCTATtttgtttctgccttttttcactcgACATTATTTCTgggagatttatccatgttgaggCATATAGCAGCAgttcattattttgcatttctatgtAGTATTCTACTGGGTGAATATAGCACAATTTATCCCTTCAACTGTGGTGGACTTTGGATTGTTCCCAATTTTAgctattttgaaaaatactgctttgaacatttttcttcatgtctttttgtGAACATAGACCTTCATTTCTCTTGAGAATATacatagaaatagaattgctgggccTCAGGAAATATATCTTTTTTACATTTCATAGACACTGGCAAACTAATTTTCATAGTAGTTACAACAATCTGTCTTCCatgttctccacatcctcacccatattttatattattaacccttttaattttatccattttgGTGGGAGTCTAGTGTATCCAACTGTTGTTCTAGTTCATAAGTACTAATGGTACTTAACgtattttcatatgcctattaGCCGTTTAGATACATTCTTTGTGAAGTACTAGTttaagtttttatcttttttgtatgtttggCATGGGAGGGGgtcagtctttttcttattgatttgaagttctttataatttctggatactagtcctttgttggatatatgtctTGTGAATATTTTTTTACCAGTCTTTGGTatacttttcattctcttaaagtTGTATTTTGAtggaaaaattttctttttaatgtgatGCAGTTTAATGACATTTTTTATAACTATTGTGATCTACTCCTGTAAATTATTTACTTCTACTCCAAGGTCATGAGATGTTATCCTTAGTctatggttctcaaacttgagtgggcATCATAATCATCTAGAAGGCTTTTAAAGCACAGATAGTTGGGACATACCTTCAGAGTGTCTAATTCTCTGGGTCAGGGAAGAGGTCCAAGAATTTGCATGTCTTACAACTTCCAGATGATGCTGATTCTGCTGGTCTGGGGATCAGACTTTGAAAACAACCGTACCACTTTAACTTTGAGAAGCTTAACTGTTTTACTTCTTACATTTAGAGATACAATATACCTGGACttggtttttgtgtgtggtgtgaaatAGGGATAAAATTTTGGTCTTTCAATGCTATTCAATTGACTAATACCACTGATACACAGTACCAATTATGTTGTAATTTAAGTGTCCATATATATGGATCTTTTTCTGGACTCcttattctattcttttcttctataATCTATCCTTGCGTCAACACAGTGTAGTACAGTAATATTAATTACTTTagatttataataaatcttgataaCCATTGGAGTAActcttcctgctttcttcttctttaagtGTATCTTGTGaaacaagaggaaaaagaaaatgtttttctttgggcttaataaagaaaaatcaggattatttatacattttagaaaacagatgtcaatttaaatgtaaatactaGGACAATAATTATTAATGGGAAAACAATGCAGAATTACAGACTTTTTGGATGTTAAAAGTCACTTGCATAAGCCATAGTAACAGTCTCTAATGTCCAGATGTCTATGAGACacctctgttaaaaaaaaaaaaacacatttaaaagtcaagaaaattttgaaaagtgaaagaaatgaaatgaagattttgaaaagtgaaaatatccagtgttatgagctgaattgtttctccctaaaattcatgtgttgaagccctaactcccagtatctcagaatgttaCTGCAACTGGAGATAGGGCCTGCAAGGAGGCCATTCAATTAAAAGCAGGCCATTCAATTAAAATGAGGCCTTTAgtgtgggtcctaatccaacTTGAATGgtattcttataagaagaggaaattttgacacataaagagacaccaggggtgcACGTGCACATAGGATAGATGATGTGAGGACGCAATGGGAAAatgaccatctacaagccaaagagagaggccgcaggagaaaccaaacctgctgacaccttgatcttggacttctggcctctagaaccaTGAGAAAGGAACTTTTGTTGTTtgagtcacccagtttgtggtactttgttacggcaacctcagcaaactaatacatcctGTCTTggtaatgttttcttctagatgatTAGTCATTAAGCAAGGTAGCAAAGTAAACAAGCATATAACAGGCATTGCAGGATAATAAACTTTTAGGTATCATTTTCAGAACATATTAAGGAAAAGCAAAGTCTTCTTAAAATAGTTTGCATAGAGGATGGTCTTAAGGAGAACTTTGAGTAAACACATAACAGAGTGTCTTCACCTATTTTCTATCTGATAACAAGGGCCctgagaaaataaagcagaaaaaataataatattaaatgcaCATGGTCCAAGAAGAGGCACCTATCAGTTgtgttaatttctctttattatcTAGTGATTGCTAGAAGAGGTGAGAACTATTAAGCAGTATGTCCAAGAGAAGATGTATATGTTATATGTGGTGCTCATTATGTACGTTCAGTTTTCATCCTTTCTGATACACATAGatacatacatttatataaatttctgaATTAAAAGCCACTTGAAATTTTCCCATGGATATATAGTCTCACTGAATCATTCTTACCTGATTCCTGCAGCCAGTATTCTGGTGCTGAGTGAATGAGGCCATGAAAGTAATATAGATACAATGGATTTAATGAGGCTCATGCAATCCCTGTGGGATCTCCCACAAGAGAATTATCACACTCTACATTTTTGATTCGTTACatgttttgttctctacagtaTGAGCTTCTTTCTATTCTTTCTAGTCTTAGTGTTTAGCACAGCCCTTGGTATTTAGTAGTGTAGAGGAGGAAGACATTTTCccctacccttctaggttcttttggctggtctaagaattaaactgacatgagacaagataataggagaaaatcaaacaaagtttaataagatGTATACATGAGAAGGACCCAGGAAAATGGAATAACTCATCAAAATgcccaaagccaccaccttaaataccatcttcagttaaagacaaaagaggacgttgggggtagtggtttgggccttcaaagggaaagaaggaaatttaCATGGAGACGGCAAAGTGTTGCCACATCAGAAGTTGTTATTGAAGCATTCTTGTTTTTGTGTAGAGAGTCTATACATTATAAGATAACTCAGCGCACCAAAACTTACAGTTTTTTGtttaagtgtttttcttttcaagtagACTACAGTCTCCTTGAATAAAGTCATCACATTGTCAACCACTGTATAGTCATGTAGCAACATGCTTGGATCCAGCAGGTGTTAAATGACTGTTTGGTGAGTGACTATATATCAATGCAAGCCAAACAGAGGgggcttttctttttgtatctcAGTGTTCCTGTGGTCTTTATGATGGCTATTGCTTCTTCCCTAAGCATAATGGAGAATTGGTGGTAATTTACACTATTACACAGGATAATCATAGTGTATTCTGATAAAGCAAATAAAGCAGTGAATGAGAAGTCAGAGAAGTGAATGAGTTGGGGTAGGAGTGAGACAGGGGAGGAGAATATTTGGGGAATATTCAAAAGGGCAAGAGAAGGACAAAGTGACAGATAAGAGCAGGGACTTGAGAAGATTAGGTAGCGTGCTGGGAAGCAACTTAGTCTTATGCTTTTATTGtatgtaaggaaaaaaaaggcCTTAGAGGTAAAGTGACTTTTCCATGCTACACAAAACCTGTTCCACAGCAATCAAACTGGGGGGAGGTGAACAGGATGGAAACTTGTGACAAAGAGAGCAGGTGGTAGCCAGAGAGGAGAGTCAGAACTGGAGGGGCAATGAGTCTGAGTAGGCAGTCCAGAGAACTAAAGAGGAAATGAAAGTCTGAATAGGTAGTCTAAGGTTTACGGAAGGCGTAGATTTTCTTCGTTGCAGACAGTGATGAAAGGGAAAGTTTGTCTGTTGGTAGGAGAAAGAAGTCAGACTAGAGGTATTGTGGGGTATGTTTGTTTAGAACAAAAATCAAGGACCAACTATTCtgagagaaagaaataacatcTGCAAATGAAATGCTGTTCCTGCAACTTCCATTGTTAGTGGTTCTCCTCCCAGGTGCTGACAGTAAAGATGGTAAGAATCTGGCAACTGCCCAGTTGGGTGcaagaaggtgtgtgtgtgtgtgtgtgtgtgcgtgtgtgtgtgtgtgtggtggggtttCCCCAGCATATACCCTGAGGGTGAGAGTGTCGGCCTCTTTCCATTCTGAGTATCCCTGACCAGGTCCCTGTGTTCTTCCGAAGGTTGGGTATAAAGCATGAGGCCTTGGGGTAGGCAGATATGGTTATCCCGTTATCTCGTTATCCAGAGATAATGGTgacttctgtttccttcagattCTGAGTTTCCCCTCTCTGGcacctttctttcttcattctctctccttcccattaCCTTATTTTGTCTGCATTTATCTGTTATTTTTGCCACAGACTTCCAGGAGCCAGTCTCCTTCCAAATCATCCAGATCTCATCCTTTTACAACCAATCCTGGGTAAAAAATCTGGGCTCAGGTTGGTTGGGTGAGTTGCAGACTCATGGGTGGGAGAGCAACTCTGGTGCTTTTATTTTCCTGTGGCCCTGGTCCAAAGGCAACTTCAGCAATGAGGAGCTGATGGAACTGGAAAAATTATTCCTTATGTTCTCCATTGGAATTCCTCGGGCATTTCAAACCCATGCCAGTCAATGGCAGCTTGAATGTGAGTTCAGTTCCCTCCATGGGGAGTGGGGGTATGGGTGGGAGGTACGTGTGCATCTCAATGCATTTCTTATTCCTCTAAGAAACAGCTTCCACTCACTTCTGAGCCTTACCTCCCCTCATCATAAAACTGCAATTACACACTTTTGGACAGGGAATATAATCCAGATCTTGATTCTTCAAAAGCTTCAAGTCTTGGGTTACAAACTCCTCCCTTATTGACTGCAGGCTTGTGCCTTAGTAACTTACATTAGTGGTTTCCtgtgaccacccctttccctgtcCCCCAACCAGATAGTCTCAGCTTCCTCACTCTTTGATTGACTCCTTAAAGTGTGATTTTCTCCCCCATTCTGTCTCTTCAGCAATCTCTGTCAATACATTCATTGTAACCTACTGCATTCCTTCCATGCTAGATTATTATAACACCAACACTTTAACATTCAATCTTACCTTATTCTCTTGCCCACATCATTTATGTTGCCTTCTTTAAACAACTTGGCCCCTTCCTCATGTTATTCATCTCTTCCTCCATGTCCAGCTACCTCCAGTTCCCCTTTCACTGACCTTCTGATCAAACCAAATTTGCTTCCATTCCCTCAAAACTCCTCAACTTCTCCTTTCTacttctattgttttttattccacttgtttcattttatcctttttactttctctttcatCTAATTCACAACCTTTCTTCCTCAGATCCCTTTGAGGTACAGTTGGTAGGAGGCTGTGAGCTGCATCTCAGGGAAGCCTCAGTTGGCTTCGTGCGATTTGCTTATCAAGGATCAGATTACATGAGCATGCAGAACAATTCATGGTTGCCATCTCCAGAGGGTGGAAGTAGGGCTCAGCATGCCTGCAGACTATTCAATTTGGATAAAGTCAGCCTGGAAATAGTACAGAGGTTCCTCAGTGACACCTGTCCACGTTTCTTCTTGGGACTTCTTGATGCAGGGAAGGCAGATCTCCAGCGACAAGGTCAGTCGTGCACCCTACCCCCAAGGCTTCTCTAAAATCAGACCTTTCCATCATCCCCTTCCTATGAAGGAGGCAAGAAGGAGAGGGAATAATGGATGCCCAATTCCTAGAGGTGAGAAAGATGTGTCTATCTAAACTGATGTGAAGATCTGAACCTCTATGTCTGTGTTAGAAACCTCATACTGTGTCCTTTGCAGTAAGACCAGAGGCCTGGCTGTCCACTGGTCCTAGTCCTGGTCCTGGCCGTCTGATGCTGGTTTGTCACGTCTCTGGCTTCCACCCAAAGCCTATTTCGGTGATGTGGATGCAAGGTGAGCAGAAGCATCTGGGCACTCAGTGAGGTGACATCTTGCCCAATGCTGATGGGACATGGTATCTTCGGATGTCATTGGATGTGGAAGCCGTTGAGGCAGCTGGCCTGTCTTGCCGGGTGAGACACAGCAGTCTAGGAGGCCAGGACATCATCCTCTACTGGGGTAAGAAAGAACTGGGGTCCAAGCTGGGAATGGGAGTAGGTGGTCCTCAAGTAGAGCAGAAGAGTCAGATGAAAAATTTGGGATTCTAGGGACTTCAaagtcaaaggaaataaaagcaaattatccaagaaatagaaaagtggaaaatgaaggacctgctggtggaggaaTGTATTGAGGGTTAGATGAAGGATTCATCTCTGAAGAGGGATGAGACaagaaacaggaagaaaggaaattggTGAGGTAGACACTCAAATGAACAAAGGAAGACCAGGGAAATGTAGTAAAATGGGTGGATTTGAAATGACACCCTTGTTTGTTCCCAAATCCACAGGACATCACAACTCCATGGGCTTGATCTTCTTGGCAGTAATAGTGCCCCTGGCACTTCTGACAGGTCTTGCATTTTGGCTTAGGAAGTGCTGGTGAGTTCTTTGTATCTATCTTTCCTGCTCTTTTCCCGACTCCCCACTTCTCTTCCcacgttttttttgttttctttctcctcagttccCCTCTTCCCAGTCCCCTTCCTTCTTACTCCTCACTTCTCACCTCCACCTCATGCAGAGTGACTTCCATCTCTGTTCTTATTAGGATACACAGTGAATTTACAAGAACTCTTCTCCCTTCGGAATGTAATCCCTGCCCAGAATGTACCTAAATTCAAGACAGTGATGATGTCGTTTCAAATCTCCTTGTACAacttttgttattgtttatttctgcttcatGATCAGACGTCAATATAAAGTAAATGTAATTTTGCAGGATTTGTTGTTCTGACCTGGGTTCTTGgattttaaaactcaaattatAACTATGAATAGATCAGGTCCTAGCAACCTCCCCATATTCACATATTAATGAGTCATCAGGTCTATTTCAGAAGTCACTTCCTCCAGAGGGGCTTCTCTGATTTATAAGTGAAAGCAGTCTCTGCCTTGTCTGAAATCCTAGCACACTTGAACTGTGCATTGCCAAATCTACTCCTTACTTCCTACCCTTTGTTGTAGCTATTTAGATCCCTTTTTCCTCTTATAATTTTTAAGCTTCTTAAGAGCAAAGTccatatctttttaatatttatatcctTGGCAAAGTGGCTTTCCAGCATGTAATACGTTCTTAATAAACAGCTGGGTTAAACTTGTGCAAAATTTATAgacttttattattcttttccttcttgaCGTGTTTGTAATAGTTGAGACATTTGAAGCTCTTCCTCTTAAAAGTCTTATCACTTGGCCAAGAGACTCACACTTTCTTAGTCCCTTCATGACTTCTCTGAGACCCTGAGGAGAAACACAATATTGCCTCTgaccatttttattatttaatagtaGAGCCCTCTTGGAGTGAAACTATTGCTCCAAGTATTCTAAGCAAAAAGAAGGCAGCAGGATGTAGGCCCTTGCTATTCAGTGTGTTTCAGGGACACACAGCAGAGTTATCACCATGGAGCTTCTTAGAAACATAGAATCGCAGACTTAAAAGAATGATAATTTGCATTTATCAAAATCAGCAGGCGATTGATAGGTACATtacaatttgagaagcactgatataGGTGATGCCTGAGAGGTAGTAGGGCAAGTGTGTCactggagagaaaagaagaagagaacagGAGGGTTGATCCTCACGACTGAAGTGAGATCAAGGCAAGGAGAGTACATACAGTACATTCTCGCTATTCATGGCTGTTGTGTTAAAGTCATTGTGAACAGTGAGTTAGTAAATATTGAGCCAtcgctcctacaggaaatgcagagttaggttcctgtgagcctctggtcacaacatttgtGTCAACTGACGAGTAAATAGACTTGttctatgtgtgtttctgtttaaaaacaccttatttaatatttatacattTCCAGGTAATTTGTGCATTATaggcagtaattttttttttttttttttttttttgtgaggagatcagccctgagctaacatccgccaatcctcctcttttttttgctgaggaagacggccctgggctaacatcggtgcctatcttcctccactttatatgggatgccgccacagcatggcttaccaagcagtacttcggtgagcgcccgggatccgaaccagcgaaccccgggccgccgcagcggagcgcgcgcacttaaccgcttgcgccaccgggccggccccggcagtaatttttataataaaataccagCCAAGAAGTATTTAACATTTTCCCCACCCTGGTAATGTGATGGTAAATTTCTTGGGCTTTCATCCACACAGCTGTGCTgtccattatatttttaaaaacaaacaaaaagcagtcATCATCTCATGAATCCATAAATCTAGCTCCTTTTCCAACTTTTCATAGCTTCATCaaattattaatgatattaaTTTAGCTGTCTCTGGAGTGGCTCCACATACAGGTCAGAgaatttcctcttatttttctgGAGTTCCtgcattgttgattcattaacactgaactcatgGCCCACAGCACTATCAGTCAtgcctgaacaaagcttatctaCACATGCATTTTCTCCATAGGGCGTGTCACAGCCTTCTCATGCTTAGGAACaatagacagcacttcagcactatgctttaggatcattttaaacagcaaaatccctCAACCAAGAGCACAAACATGCAGAAAACGTGGCACTaaagagactgtgaaaaggacacCTGTTTACAAAGTATTGTGAGTAATTATTTTAGggttataaataaatgttagctgttaggCTGATTAGTAAATACAAGAGGATTCGTAAATAATGAAGATTGATTCTATATGATCAATGACTCCAAATGGCAGTGCAAGTTGAGATATCCATGGCTAGACTTCAATTACTTTTGGattcattaattaattcaacaaataattcttAAGCGTGTACTATGCAGCAGGGACATATTGATTATAAAGTCGTGTGGAAGAAAAACATGTCACTATCTTCTGACCTTGAAAATTTTGCATTCCTAATTTGATTCTAGTTTACTATTTTCATTGTTTGTTGGTTCTATCTTAGTTTCTTAGTAAAGTAATTTATGTGGATTAATATAGGGGAAAGAGACTTCTCTCTAATTTGTTtagggagctgagaaaacagGACCAGGACAAGGAGAACATCCAGAGGTACCATGTGCATGTGGCAGCAGCTGCCCATGTGgagatttgggggaaaataaagttGAGATCAAAGAGGGGGTAAAAGTGAAAACTATGGGATGGAGGAGAACAAAGAGTGGGACTATTGCAATCTTCCTATATGGATTAGACTTGTTGATTGTTTCTCTAGGCTCCAATCTACCTTGTCACTCTCACATAGCAGCCATGTGATTTTTGATTGGTTGAGTACCACCTCATCTGTAGTCCTGGACCCTAATAAGCCTAATGCAACCAGGAGAAAGCGTCCTTGGTGATGTGATAGGCTAAAGTATGGACAAGTAACCAATAATTTCAGCCAAATCATGATATAGATCCCACTTATTCTTGCTCAGAGTGATGGTTCAGGGATAGGCACCTGCTCTAAGATTGCCCAGTTTACATGCAGCCTGATTCTTGTGTTTGATGGTAGGGGAAAAATATGTTCTCTCTTATCCTGGATGTTATGGTATGGGGTATAAACCATGAAATGCTATGGCAACGACAGTTAAATAATCAAAATACAGGACATTTTCTGTGAATTTCTTCCTGACACATtaagtttgttcattcattcattcattcatcacataGTCAGCTTTTTCTATTTGTATAGTAAACATATTCACTGAGATTGGTTCCAAAGTATATGAGAAGCAGCTGTGTCTCCAGGTATTTAAAATACAACGAATAATCTCTTTTTCCAAGCTTGTTCATTTTTTGATGTCTATATTTACTCACCCAGAGACAAACTTCAGAAACCTTTGTAGACTTTCTTTGCCTACTTTTCTGTTTATGAAGTTATTCTTTATAAAAATCTCTggaaattatttcttcctttccctatTGGTAGGTTTAACAACCTCATATGGGATAAACATAGAGTTTTCCTCTCTCCTAGTATACAGTCCTGTTGGTTTCCTAAACAAACACTCTGCCTCAGCCACAGTGGGTGGCTATCTCCTAATATTTAGGAGATAGTACTTTCCACTACCGAGAATCTCCTCAAGAAAGGATCGAGACCCTAGTATAAAATGTGAGGCAGGTTTGCAATTGGACTTGGACAAAAAAGAAGTTGAACTGTAAGCTTCCCGGGATTTCGCAATTGGAAGGAGTTGGCTGTATTCTCAGAATTAGTAGGCAGTCCAGGGAAGTGGGTAAGTGGATTGAGGACAAAGCCACTCCATTTTTGAGAGCAAGTAAAGTGCTGCGTATTGTGCCCACCCACCTGTGTCCCATCTCCTGATTACTTGATATAAAGATAACTAGATCTAGTggaaagaagaaatttttaaaaatatgaaattgtgTTGAATGCAAAAGTGTGTGACAGTATTTgatgtttttctaatttattatttaGATTTAATTTTGTTCTAAACTTTTTAATGGCAtgtaagaggtttttttttaggGAAATCCAGACATGTGATCACATGGCTATTTTCAACTTTGTACATGAGAGAAGATTTAACACATCATTGCATCatcacatttataaatatttatgtttactatttataatcattttatgaattctttagttattattttaattgcttgcagtcatctttaaaaaaatccttttcttATTGACACGTGAGAAGAAGTTTAACTAACCAAGTCTACAGTA comes from Diceros bicornis minor isolate mBicDic1 chromosome 4, mDicBic1.mat.cur, whole genome shotgun sequence and encodes:
- the LOC131401390 gene encoding LOW QUALITY PROTEIN: T-cell surface glycoprotein CD1a-like (The sequence of the model RefSeq protein was modified relative to this genomic sequence to represent the inferred CDS: substituted 1 base at 1 genomic stop codon), giving the protein MLFLQLPLLVVLLPGADSKDDFQEPVSFQIIQISSFYNQSWVKNLGSGWLGELQTHGWESNSGAFIFLWPWSKGNFSNEELMELEKLFLMFSIGIPRAFQTHASQWQLEYPFEVQLVGGCELHLREASVGFVRFAYQGSDYMSMQNNSWLPSPEGGSRAQHACRLFNLDKVSLEIVQRFLSDTCPRFFLGLLDAGKADLQRQVRPEAWLSTGPSPGPGRLMLVCHVSGFHPKPISVMWMQGEQKHLGTQXGDILPNADGTWYLRMSLDVEAVEAAGLSCRVRHSSLGGQDIILYWGHHNSMGLIFLAVIVPLALLTGLAFWLRKCWIHSEFTRTLLPSECNPCPECT